In Zingiber officinale cultivar Zhangliang chromosome 1A, Zo_v1.1, whole genome shotgun sequence, a genomic segment contains:
- the LOC122025384 gene encoding tyrosine-protein phosphatase DSP1-like, giving the protein MGEQQALEAADLKAAMVAPEAKPICYGEVVLQPSPVVQAYGECLVPPLNFAMVNPGVYRSGFLEPTNFPFLRTLKLQSILCLCPDPYPEENMEFLQGNGIRLFQIGIDGYKYVAIPEDAIQEALKVVLDVRNHPLLIHCKRGKHRTGCVVGCLRKLQRWCLVSIFDEYKCFAAVKARISDQNFIEAFDVTSLTQIQ; this is encoded by the exons ATGGGTGAGCAGCAGGCGTTGGAGGCGGCCGACCTGAAGGCGGCGATGGTAGCCCCGGAAGCTAAGCCCATCTGCTACGGCGAGGTGGTCCTCCAGCCCTCTCCCGTGGTGCAGGCCTATGGCGAATGTTTGGTGCCTCCCCTCAATTTTGCTATGGTCAATCCCGGGGTCTACCGCTCCGGCTTCCTCGAACCCACTAACTTCCCATTTTTGAGAACGCTAAAACTTCAATCCATATT gtgTCTGTGCCCAGATCCCTACCCGGAGGAGAACATGGAGTTTCTTCAGGGGAATGGGATTCGGCTCTTCCAGATTGGGATCGACGGGTACAAg TACGTCGCAATTCCAGAAGATGCGATTCAAGAAGCCCTTAAAGTTGTTCTTG ATGTCCGGAATCATCCGCTTCTTATTCATTGCAAACGAGGCAAA CATCGAACAGGCTGCGTCGTAGGATGCCTGAGAAAACTGCAGCGCTGGTGCCTTGTTTCAATTTTTGACGAGTACAAGTGTTTTGCCGCTGTGAAAGCGAGAATTTCTGATCAGAACTTCATAGAGGCATTTGATGTAACAAGCCTGACCCAGATCCAGTAG